One stretch of Muribaculum intestinale DNA includes these proteins:
- the ftsZ gene encoding cell division protein FtsZ produces MTIEDIPNAYDAGFATGEDEDVIIKVLGVGGGGNNAVSHMFRQDIKHVSFVVLNTDRKALMQSPVPTKVQIGNGLGAGNKPDVARAAAEESAEKIAEIFNDKTKMVFITAGMGGGTGTGASPVVARIARDRGLLTIGIVTIPFLFEGTKKIIKALEGAEEMSKYVDAMLIINNQRLNEIYPDLNVINAFGKADDTLTTAARSIAELITWEDVHIRLDFNDVDTTLRNGGAAIISTGYGEGENRVTKAIQDALNSPLLKNRDVLSSKKLLFNIYINPDMDFKMEETDELTSFISSIDTDVDIIWGMYYDRTLENRVKMTILATGFEITINDTKDNTRSTFFGGKKDKIDFGENKNSADATERIRQEYGDKAVAGMVEQKTKAKFIVLTPSQMDDDRFIEAFEKSPTHNRNANTANEIREIGRKGSNPGSVAAAVLSRNNDSPLSSGPAPMSSQPGTSNRTIRF; encoded by the coding sequence ATGACAATCGAAGACATACCCAACGCATATGATGCCGGATTTGCAACCGGTGAGGACGAAGACGTTATCATAAAGGTGCTCGGCGTAGGCGGCGGCGGCAACAATGCCGTCAGCCACATGTTCCGGCAGGACATCAAGCATGTATCGTTCGTAGTGCTCAACACCGACCGCAAGGCCCTGATGCAGTCGCCGGTGCCCACCAAGGTGCAGATCGGCAACGGCCTCGGCGCAGGCAACAAGCCCGATGTGGCCAGAGCCGCTGCCGAGGAGAGCGCCGAGAAGATTGCCGAAATCTTCAACGACAAGACCAAGATGGTGTTTATCACCGCAGGCATGGGTGGCGGCACCGGCACCGGCGCGTCGCCGGTAGTGGCACGCATCGCACGCGACCGCGGACTCCTCACAATCGGTATCGTCACCATTCCCTTCCTGTTCGAAGGCACCAAAAAGATTATCAAGGCCCTAGAGGGCGCCGAGGAGATGAGCAAGTATGTCGACGCCATGCTCATCATCAACAATCAGCGCCTCAACGAGATATACCCCGACCTCAACGTCATCAACGCGTTCGGCAAAGCCGACGACACCCTCACCACCGCCGCCCGCTCAATCGCCGAGCTGATCACATGGGAGGATGTGCATATCCGCCTCGACTTCAACGACGTGGACACAACCCTGCGCAACGGTGGCGCCGCAATCATCTCAACCGGATACGGCGAAGGCGAGAACCGTGTGACCAAAGCCATACAGGACGCTCTCAACTCTCCGCTGCTCAAGAACCGCGACGTGCTCTCGTCGAAAAAACTCCTTTTCAACATCTACATCAACCCCGACATGGACTTCAAGATGGAGGAGACCGACGAGCTCACATCGTTTATCAGCTCGATTGACACCGATGTCGACATCATCTGGGGTATGTACTACGACCGCACTCTCGAAAACCGCGTGAAGATGACCATCCTCGCCACCGGATTCGAGATTACGATCAACGATACCAAGGACAACACCCGCTCCACATTCTTCGGCGGCAAGAAAGACAAAATCGACTTCGGCGAGAACAAGAATTCAGCCGACGCCACCGAACGCATACGCCAGGAATACGGCGACAAGGCCGTGGCCGGCATGGTCGAGCAGAAGACCAAAGCCAAGTTTATCGTCCTCACACCCTCGCAGATGGACGACGACCGCTTTATCGAGGCTTTCGAGAAGAGTCCGACCCACAACCGCAACGCCAACACCGCCAACGAAATCCGCGAGATAGGCCGCAAGGGCTCCAATCCCGGCTCGGTGGCCGCCGCAGTGCTGTCGCGCAAC